Proteins from a genomic interval of Symmachiella macrocystis:
- the pyrH gene encoding UMP kinase, translating into MPDSDDSPVSDDSSVSKDALIYPRVLLKLSGESFCRSGESGITMSEVAAVSQQIKRVVESGVQLAIVVGGGNILRGKQFSAVSASIKAPTAHYMGMLATVINGLALQDALENAGVPTRLQTAIRMEGVAEPFIRRRCIRHLEKGRVVILGAGTGSPFVTTDTAAALRAREIEADVVLKATRVDGVYAEDPEKNPHAVRYSDISYQDVLAQNLQVMDAQAFHHCMEHGIPIVVFNFKREGNLERAAAGERIGTRVLPAAQIRKEAAE; encoded by the coding sequence ATGCCCGACTCTGATGACTCTCCAGTGTCCGATGACTCCTCGGTCTCCAAAGACGCGCTGATTTATCCGCGTGTGTTGCTCAAATTGAGCGGCGAAAGTTTTTGCCGCAGCGGCGAATCGGGCATTACCATGTCCGAAGTTGCTGCCGTTTCACAACAAATCAAACGGGTCGTCGAATCGGGCGTGCAATTGGCGATTGTGGTCGGCGGGGGGAACATTCTCCGCGGCAAGCAATTTTCTGCCGTGAGCGCCTCGATTAAGGCTCCCACAGCCCACTACATGGGGATGTTGGCGACCGTGATCAACGGGTTGGCACTGCAGGATGCCTTGGAAAACGCCGGGGTCCCCACGCGGTTGCAAACGGCGATTCGTATGGAGGGTGTGGCGGAACCGTTCATTCGTCGCCGCTGTATTCGCCATTTGGAAAAAGGCCGCGTGGTGATTTTGGGAGCGGGGACCGGCAGTCCTTTTGTGACGACCGACACCGCCGCCGCGCTCCGCGCCCGGGAAATCGAAGCGGATGTCGTGTTGAAGGCGACCCGCGTTGACGGCGTTTATGCCGAAGACCCTGAAAAAAATCCACATGCCGTCCGTTACTCGGACATTTCCTATCAGGATGTGCTTGCTCAAAATCTGCAGGTGATGGATGCGCAGGCTTTCCATCATTGCATGGAGCATGGCATTCCGATTGTTGTTTTCAATTTCAAACGGGAGGGCAACTTAGAACGGGCCGCCGCCGGAGAGCGGATTGGCACCCGTGTCCTCCCCGCCGCACAAATTCGCAAAGAGGCTGCGGAATAA
- the frr gene encoding ribosome recycling factor yields the protein MDQDEILLDAEERMEKAVEVFHGQLQGLRTGRATPGLVDSIRVEYYGSQTPIKQLASITVPEPQQIAIRPFDASSISAISKAIQASDVGLAPNSDGRIIRLNIPPLSTERRRQLVSRVKEFAEEARISIRNIRRDGNKHAEQAEKDKLMTEDIRDTTKDKVQELTKKYEGRVNEQATTKEKEVMEE from the coding sequence ATGGATCAAGACGAAATTTTGCTCGATGCCGAGGAGCGGATGGAAAAAGCCGTTGAAGTATTTCACGGCCAACTGCAAGGGCTGCGCACCGGCCGCGCCACTCCCGGACTAGTCGATTCAATTCGCGTGGAATATTACGGCTCACAAACACCGATTAAGCAGTTGGCGAGCATTACTGTTCCCGAGCCGCAACAAATCGCCATCCGCCCCTTCGACGCCTCTTCGATCAGCGCGATCTCCAAGGCAATTCAAGCCAGCGACGTCGGCTTAGCGCCTAACTCCGACGGCCGCATCATTCGCCTGAACATTCCGCCGCTGTCCACGGAACGCCGTCGGCAATTGGTGTCGCGGGTCAAGGAGTTCGCCGAAGAAGCCCGGATCTCGATCCGCAATATCCGCCGAGACGGTAATAAACATGCGGAGCAGGCGGAAAAAGATAAGCTGATGACCGAAGACATTCGAGATACGACCAAAGACAAGGTGCAGGAACTGACCAAAAAATATGAAGGCCGCGTGAACGAACAAGCGACGACCAAAGAGAAAGAGGTCATGGAAGAATAG
- a CDS encoding gamma-glutamyl-gamma-aminobutyrate hydrolase family protein yields MTTPLHNSRTAPLIGITTYGRDEGNRFTLPGEYVDAVRRAGGIPLLIAPGESQVDDVLAILDGLVLAGGGDLCPTLYGGSMHESIYMVDSERDNSELELARTIIKAGFPTLAICRGAQLVNIALGGNLHEHLPDVVGEEILHRLPPREPVEHQVTIDADSRLAAAMGETDVSTASWHHQAIRDVAPALTVTARAPDGTIEAVEAREHPWLLAVQWHPELTAARDAHQQRLFNALVETAQQTKT; encoded by the coding sequence ATGACAACTCCATTACATAACTCTCGGACGGCCCCGCTGATTGGCATCACGACGTATGGGCGGGATGAGGGAAACCGATTTACGCTCCCAGGCGAATACGTCGATGCCGTCCGCCGCGCCGGCGGCATTCCGTTGCTGATTGCTCCCGGCGAATCGCAGGTGGATGACGTGCTCGCGATTCTCGACGGACTCGTCCTTGCCGGTGGCGGCGATCTCTGTCCGACCTTGTACGGAGGGAGCATGCACGAATCGATCTACATGGTCGACAGCGAACGGGACAACAGCGAACTGGAATTGGCGCGCACGATTATCAAAGCGGGGTTTCCCACATTGGCGATTTGCCGCGGCGCTCAATTGGTCAATATCGCGCTGGGCGGCAATTTGCACGAGCATCTTCCCGATGTGGTCGGCGAAGAAATTCTCCACCGCCTACCGCCGCGTGAACCAGTCGAACATCAAGTCACGATCGACGCCGATTCACGTTTGGCCGCCGCCATGGGCGAAACCGATGTCTCGACCGCTTCGTGGCATCACCAAGCGATTCGCGACGTCGCACCAGCGCTAACAGTCACCGCCCGAGCACCCGACGGCACAATCGAAGCCGTCGAAGCGCGCGAACATCCCTGGCTACTCGCCGTACAATGGCACCCCGAACTCACCGCCGCCCGCGACGCGCACCAACAACGTTTATTCAACGCCTTGGTCGAAACCGCACAGCAAACAAAAACGTAG
- a CDS encoding glutamine synthetase family protein, protein MTVPQGLLTSSELAELVTAETIDTVLVAFTDLYGRLVGKRFDASFFVEQIEKSGTHACDYLLTVDMEMTPVAGYRFSNWERGYGDFHLVPDLTTLRVATWLDRTAMVLCDVHNESAHALVNVAPRSLLQKQIEQAEKLGYAAKAGSELEYFIFENSYRDAAEGGYANLKPAGWYIEDYHTLQGTREESFNGAVRRHLSRSGIPVECTKGEWGLGQHELNVRYADILAMADNQGIYKQCVKEVADSQGISVTFMAKYSHDHAGSSCHIHLSLWKDGKNAFAGDQEFAGIQCSDLFRWFLAGWMGHAAELMVCYAPTVNSYKRYQSGSWAPTRLAWCRDNRTAGFRVVGNGPSLRIECRIPGADCNPYLAYAAALASGLDGIANKTEPPSIFEGDVYAAEELEHVPRTLEEAAHNFANSEFAKAAFGAEVVEHYAHFFRTEVDDYHKAVTDWERQRYFERI, encoded by the coding sequence ATGACCGTACCGCAAGGTCTTCTCACCTCCAGCGAATTAGCTGAACTTGTCACGGCCGAAACGATTGACACCGTGTTGGTCGCATTTACGGACCTGTATGGGCGACTCGTTGGCAAACGTTTCGATGCCTCGTTTTTCGTCGAACAGATCGAAAAATCGGGCACGCACGCGTGTGACTATCTGCTGACTGTCGATATGGAGATGACGCCGGTCGCCGGTTATCGCTTTTCTAACTGGGAGCGTGGTTACGGTGACTTTCATCTCGTGCCCGATTTGACCACGCTCCGCGTCGCTACTTGGCTGGACCGCACAGCCATGGTGCTGTGCGACGTCCACAATGAATCGGCCCACGCGCTCGTCAACGTGGCACCCCGTTCGTTGTTGCAAAAACAAATCGAGCAGGCGGAAAAGTTGGGATACGCCGCCAAGGCCGGTTCGGAATTGGAATACTTCATCTTCGAGAATTCCTACCGTGATGCTGCCGAAGGGGGATATGCAAATCTCAAACCGGCGGGATGGTACATCGAGGATTATCACACACTGCAGGGCACGCGGGAGGAATCGTTCAACGGCGCCGTCCGTCGGCATTTGTCACGGTCGGGAATTCCGGTGGAATGCACTAAAGGGGAATGGGGACTCGGGCAGCACGAACTGAATGTACGATACGCCGACATCCTGGCCATGGCCGACAATCAGGGCATCTATAAACAATGCGTGAAGGAAGTTGCCGATTCGCAAGGCATCAGCGTAACGTTCATGGCCAAATATTCTCACGACCATGCCGGTTCCAGTTGCCACATCCATCTCAGCCTGTGGAAAGATGGCAAAAACGCGTTTGCCGGTGATCAGGAATTCGCTGGAATCCAATGTTCAGACCTATTTCGCTGGTTCCTCGCTGGTTGGATGGGCCATGCGGCGGAATTGATGGTCTGTTATGCCCCCACAGTCAATTCCTACAAACGCTATCAATCCGGCTCCTGGGCACCAACGCGTTTGGCTTGGTGCCGCGATAATCGGACCGCTGGGTTTCGCGTCGTCGGTAATGGCCCGAGCTTGCGGATCGAATGCCGCATTCCCGGTGCGGACTGCAATCCGTATCTGGCCTACGCAGCTGCACTCGCCTCGGGTTTGGACGGCATCGCCAACAAAACCGAGCCGCCGTCGATCTTCGAAGGGGACGTCTATGCTGCGGAAGAACTGGAGCATGTCCCCCGCACCCTCGAAGAAGCCGCCCACAATTTCGCAAACAGCGAATTCGCCAAAGCGGCTTTTGGCGCGGAGGTTGTCGAACATTACGCACACTTCTTCCGCACTGAGGTCGACGATTATCACAAGGCGGTCACGGATTGGGAACGGCAGCGGTATTTCGAACGGATTTGA
- a CDS encoding tRNA-queuosine alpha-mannosyltransferase domain-containing protein, whose translation MRILALEPYYGGSHRAFLDGWQAQSEHDFTLLGLPAYKWKWRMRHAAVTFAEMVAKRVDQGQRWDAIFCSDMLNLPEFRGLTAPHVASLPAVVYFHENQLTYPQQRAKERDLHFAYTNITTAYAAEAVWFNSKYHHDIFLEAAATFLQRMPDYSHADVLDGIHDKAVVHSPGIDEFPARGARRDGPLRILWAARWEHDKNPDDFFAALEILQQSGIEYRLSVIGESFAQVPAVFAEARRRFADRIDRWGYQTSREEYVAALLDADVAVSTAVHEFFGIGIIEAVTAGAFPVVPRRLAYPETLAALESDETAAIFFDGTVGGLADRLQELATRQQAGRLWGATPQRGRLAMRQYYWDRIAAEMDAAMDNLR comes from the coding sequence ATGCGCATCTTGGCCCTCGAACCCTACTACGGCGGCAGCCATCGCGCTTTTCTGGATGGTTGGCAAGCGCAGAGTGAGCATGATTTCACACTGCTGGGGCTGCCGGCCTATAAGTGGAAATGGCGGATGCGGCATGCTGCTGTGACGTTTGCGGAGATGGTCGCCAAACGCGTCGATCAGGGCCAGCGGTGGGATGCGATCTTTTGTTCCGACATGTTGAATCTGCCGGAGTTTCGCGGTCTGACCGCGCCGCACGTGGCGTCGTTGCCAGCGGTGGTCTATTTCCACGAGAACCAATTGACATATCCGCAACAACGAGCAAAAGAGCGGGATTTACATTTTGCCTACACCAACATCACCACGGCGTATGCGGCTGAGGCGGTGTGGTTCAATTCGAAGTATCATCACGACATTTTTCTCGAGGCAGCTGCCACATTTCTGCAGCGGATGCCGGATTACTCGCATGCGGACGTGTTGGATGGTATCCACGACAAAGCGGTCGTGCATTCGCCGGGCATTGATGAGTTCCCTGCACGCGGTGCGCGGCGTGACGGTCCATTGCGGATTTTATGGGCAGCGCGCTGGGAGCATGACAAGAACCCCGACGATTTTTTCGCGGCGCTCGAAATCCTTCAGCAGTCCGGCATTGAATATCGGCTGAGCGTGATCGGCGAATCCTTCGCACAGGTTCCCGCGGTTTTCGCCGAGGCGCGGCGCCGTTTCGCTGACCGAATCGACCGGTGGGGCTATCAAACATCGCGCGAGGAATACGTCGCAGCGCTGCTGGACGCGGACGTCGCTGTTTCAACAGCTGTGCATGAGTTTTTCGGAATCGGCATCATCGAAGCAGTCACCGCCGGCGCGTTTCCGGTCGTGCCGAGACGATTGGCCTATCCGGAAACCTTGGCGGCACTTGAGAGTGATGAGACCGCCGCTATTTTTTTCGACGGCACTGTGGGCGGGCTGGCGGATCGTTTGCAAGAATTAGCTACCCGGCAGCAAGCGGGCCGTTTGTGGGGTGCGACTCCCCAGCGCGGTCGTCTGGCAATGCGCCAGTATTATTGGGATCGTATTGCGGCGGAGATGGACGCTGCCATGGACAACTTGCGTTAG
- a CDS encoding response regulator transcription factor — protein sequence MNKKVLIVEDEAHIGIGIKFNCEAEGLEATLVEDGPSALKLIADEPDEFCAVILDIMLPDMSGYAVLEEIRARGIQIPVLILSARTLTEDKVRGFDAGADQYLTKPFELPELISRVKSLVNRRKPEPAALPTPDVFTFGNARIDFKRHEVTVDGELLELTTKELDLLRFFVAREGQVLSRGDLLDNVWGVDSSPITRTVDNFIVRLRRYFEIDPANPQHFLSVRGVGYRFVADPNGEENEESKTEDDKNE from the coding sequence ATGAACAAGAAAGTTTTGATTGTCGAGGACGAAGCGCACATCGGCATCGGGATCAAGTTCAATTGTGAGGCTGAAGGTCTCGAGGCGACGTTGGTCGAAGATGGTCCGTCGGCGTTGAAATTGATTGCCGACGAACCCGATGAATTTTGCGCCGTCATCTTAGATATCATGCTCCCCGATATGAGCGGCTATGCCGTGCTCGAAGAGATCCGTGCCCGCGGCATTCAGATTCCGGTGCTGATTCTCAGCGCGCGGACCCTGACTGAGGATAAGGTCCGCGGATTCGATGCCGGCGCCGACCAGTACCTGACCAAACCGTTTGAACTACCAGAGCTAATTAGCCGGGTCAAAAGCCTCGTCAATCGCCGCAAGCCCGAACCCGCTGCTCTGCCGACTCCCGATGTCTTTACCTTCGGCAATGCCCGTATCGATTTTAAGCGGCATGAGGTCACAGTCGATGGCGAGTTATTGGAATTGACGACCAAGGAATTGGACCTGTTGCGGTTTTTCGTCGCGCGGGAAGGACAAGTGTTGTCCCGCGGTGATTTGTTGGACAACGTCTGGGGCGTCGATTCATCGCCGATCACCCGTACGGTCGACAATTTCATTGTCCGCCTGCGACGCTACTTCGAGATCGACCCAGCCAACCCGCAGCACTTCCTGTCAGTCCGCGGCGTCGGCTATCGCTTTGTCGCCGACCCCAATGGCGAAGAGAACGAGGAAAGCAAAACCGAGGATGATAAAAACGAATAA
- a CDS encoding sensor histidine kinase produces MVHYSSRKWPIILGVILVALVVAMLVIWIVNQASSQQWGMLILGAIFFSLVLIGVVLYFILTIKEVNLSRRQANFIDAVTHELKSPIASIKLYLQTLDMREVDLEQQREFHRFMLEDVQRLDALIDHLLVAARLDFEEQEEAPRDVDAVDCLTHCVDIVSRRFQLQPEQVQMDLVPCTVHARNRDLEMIFTNLLDNAAKYAGENPKIHVQVRPGGIDRVIIRISDNGRGVRFEVRRKIFQRFFRGGSELVRTTVGTGLGLYLVRSLVKKAKGKISVNNRGPFSGATFEVELPGRMIEAAQQPPTPEQPAENLTPQHSAETPPSPHT; encoded by the coding sequence ATGGTTCATTACTCCTCACGCAAATGGCCGATCATTCTCGGTGTGATCCTCGTCGCGCTGGTCGTGGCGATGTTGGTGATTTGGATCGTCAATCAAGCCTCCTCCCAACAGTGGGGGATGTTGATTCTCGGCGCCATCTTCTTTTCGCTGGTGTTGATCGGCGTCGTGCTGTATTTCATCCTCACGATCAAAGAGGTCAATCTCAGCCGGCGACAGGCGAATTTTATTGACGCGGTCACGCACGAATTAAAATCGCCGATTGCCTCAATCAAGTTGTACCTGCAGACGCTCGACATGCGCGAAGTCGATCTTGAGCAACAGCGGGAATTTCATCGGTTTATGCTCGAAGATGTGCAACGGCTCGACGCGCTCATCGATCATCTGTTGGTCGCGGCGCGGCTAGATTTTGAAGAACAGGAGGAAGCGCCGCGGGATGTTGATGCGGTGGATTGTTTGACCCACTGCGTTGATATCGTCTCGCGACGTTTTCAGTTGCAACCGGAACAAGTCCAAATGGACCTGGTCCCTTGCACCGTGCATGCCCGCAACCGCGATTTGGAAATGATCTTCACCAACCTGTTGGACAATGCCGCCAAGTATGCCGGCGAAAATCCAAAAATCCACGTACAAGTCCGCCCCGGCGGCATAGATCGCGTGATCATTCGCATTTCGGACAATGGCCGCGGTGTGCGGTTTGAAGTAAGGCGAAAGATATTCCAGCGTTTTTTCCGCGGTGGATCGGAGTTGGTTCGCACCACCGTCGGCACCGGACTGGGGTTGTATCTGGTCCGTTCGCTGGTCAAAAAGGCCAAAGGCAAGATTTCGGTAAACAATCGTGGACCGTTCTCCGGCGCGACGTTTGAAGTCGAGCTGCCGGGGCGTATGATAGAAGCAGCTCAACAGCCACCGACGCCGGAACAACCGGCTGAAAACCTGACACCCCAGCATTCGGCGGAGACTCCGCCGTCCCCACACACATGA
- the dinB gene encoding DNA polymerase IV, with protein MILHVDMDAFYASVEQRDRPELRGRPVIVGGTPEGRGVVAAASYEARQFGIHSAMPAITARRLCPQAVCLPVRMRHYAAISAQIREIFQRYTPTIEPLSLDEAFLDVAGTEKLFGSACDVARQIQTTIREELNLAASVGVAPNKFVAKIASDLRKPQGFVYVPPDGVAAFLEPLGIERLWGVGKVSQQVLHKLGVRTIGQLRQMDVSILRDHFGKQGDHLWDLAHGRDERRVVPDHLAKSISHETTFAQDVGDFDVLRACLLDLTEQVARRLRRQKLSGRTIQLKIRFANFRTITRANTLPVPTNVTQTLWETAAELLASNLSAATPPVRLLGMGVSGFDNRGPQQGSLFADKDTERHSRLDVVRDAIREKFGESALGRGARLTDQENASGGPSE; from the coding sequence ATGATCCTACACGTCGACATGGACGCGTTCTACGCGTCAGTGGAACAACGCGATCGGCCGGAGTTGCGGGGGCGACCGGTGATCGTGGGGGGTACGCCGGAAGGGCGGGGCGTGGTGGCGGCGGCGAGTTATGAGGCGCGGCAATTCGGGATCCATAGCGCCATGCCGGCAATCACTGCGCGACGACTGTGTCCGCAAGCCGTCTGTCTGCCGGTTCGCATGCGACATTATGCTGCCATCTCCGCGCAGATTCGCGAAATCTTTCAGCGCTACACACCGACGATCGAACCGCTTTCATTGGACGAGGCGTTTCTGGATGTGGCGGGGACTGAAAAACTGTTTGGTTCCGCTTGCGATGTCGCACGACAGATCCAGACAACCATTCGCGAAGAGTTGAATCTGGCAGCATCGGTTGGCGTCGCTCCGAATAAATTTGTTGCCAAAATTGCCAGTGACCTCCGCAAGCCGCAAGGGTTTGTGTACGTTCCGCCCGACGGAGTGGCCGCATTTCTTGAACCCTTGGGGATCGAGCGGTTGTGGGGCGTTGGTAAAGTTTCCCAACAGGTTCTGCACAAATTGGGGGTGCGGACGATTGGTCAATTGCGGCAAATGGACGTCAGTATTCTGCGGGACCATTTTGGGAAACAGGGGGACCATCTGTGGGATCTGGCACATGGGCGCGACGAGCGGCGCGTGGTGCCGGATCACTTGGCGAAATCGATTTCGCACGAAACTACCTTTGCCCAGGACGTGGGTGACTTCGACGTTCTGCGGGCCTGTTTGTTGGATCTCACAGAACAGGTTGCCCGGCGGTTGCGACGACAGAAACTTAGCGGCCGGACGATTCAGTTGAAAATTCGGTTTGCCAATTTCCGCACGATCACGCGTGCGAACACCTTGCCGGTGCCGACAAATGTGACGCAGACCTTGTGGGAGACGGCGGCGGAATTACTAGCGTCGAACCTGTCGGCCGCGACACCGCCGGTGCGGTTATTGGGGATGGGAGTGAGCGGTTTTGACAATCGTGGTCCGCAGCAAGGTTCGTTGTTTGCCGACAAAGACACGGAGCGGCATAGCCGGCTGGATGTTGTGCGGGACGCGATTCGGGAGAAGTTCGGCGAATCGGCCTTGGGCCGAGGCGCGCGTCTGACGGATCAGGAAAATGCAAGCGGCGGACCTAGTGAATAA
- a CDS encoding GxxExxY protein, whose protein sequence is MATAVVDVAYHVHRKLGPGLLESAYEAIMVHELKQRGFRVESQASVPLLWGGIEVETAYRADLIVDGKMIVELRSIEQIAPVHKKQLLTYLRITDCRLGLLINFGCELFKNGVSRVVNNLEE, encoded by the coding sequence TTGGCGACCGCGGTCGTGGATGTTGCCTACCACGTACACCGCAAATTAGGACCAGGACTGCTGGAATCGGCCTACGAAGCCATCATGGTTCATGAATTGAAACAACGGGGGTTCCGTGTGGAATCTCAAGCTTCTGTTCCTTTGCTGTGGGGTGGCATTGAAGTTGAAACCGCCTATCGCGCTGATTTGATTGTTGACGGCAAAATGATTGTGGAATTGAGGTCCATAGAGCAAATTGCACCTGTCCACAAAAAACAGCTACTCACGTATCTGAGAATCACCGATTGCCGTCTTGGGTTATTGATCAATTTTGGCTGCGAACTATTCAAGAACGGAGTTTCACGCGTAGTAAATAATTTAGAAGAATAA
- a CDS encoding Nif3-like dinuclear metal center hexameric protein: MYCVSDIVRFLRQFAPPQLAEDWDNVGLLLGSGDAAVTKVMTCLTLTPDVAAEAIEQDVQLIVSHHPIMFRPIQQITDGDTQGKMLLDLIAAGIAVYSPHTSYDSAAAGINQQLAEMLNLQQIAPLRPRMHASSKIVCFVPEAHLLVVRQALWDHGAGEVGDYSQCSFAALGTGTFHGAEATSPVVGEAGRLEQVTEIRLEVQCSSENVSRAVAAMLAAHPYEEPAYDVYPLAEQRADIGAGRYGVLADEITLREFNNRVKSGLGVEHLQFVGDPKRTVRRVAMACGAAAEFMRDGHRLGCDVLLTGEARFHDCLEARHLGMALVLPGHYASERPAMERLAETLSSQFQELFVSASQIESDPLNWDI, encoded by the coding sequence ATGTATTGCGTTTCTGACATTGTGCGATTTCTCCGGCAATTCGCGCCACCACAATTGGCCGAGGATTGGGACAATGTGGGGCTGTTGCTGGGGAGCGGCGATGCGGCGGTGACTAAGGTGATGACTTGTTTGACGCTCACGCCGGATGTGGCTGCTGAAGCCATCGAACAAGACGTCCAACTGATCGTCAGCCATCATCCGATCATGTTTCGTCCGATTCAACAAATCACCGACGGCGATACACAAGGCAAAATGTTGTTGGATCTGATCGCCGCCGGAATTGCCGTTTATAGCCCGCACACCAGTTACGACAGCGCCGCTGCCGGGATTAATCAACAACTGGCGGAAATGCTGAACCTGCAGCAGATCGCGCCGCTGCGTCCTCGGATGCATGCGTCGTCGAAAATTGTCTGTTTTGTCCCGGAAGCACACCTGCTCGTTGTGCGACAGGCACTGTGGGACCACGGAGCGGGCGAAGTCGGTGACTACTCGCAATGCAGTTTTGCCGCACTAGGAACCGGGACCTTTCATGGAGCCGAGGCGACCTCTCCCGTTGTTGGTGAAGCGGGGCGACTGGAACAAGTCACTGAAATCCGTTTGGAAGTCCAATGCTCAAGTGAGAATGTCAGCCGCGCTGTCGCGGCCATGCTTGCCGCGCATCCCTACGAAGAACCAGCCTATGATGTTTACCCGCTCGCCGAACAACGTGCGGATATCGGAGCCGGACGGTATGGCGTCCTGGCTGACGAAATCACGCTGAGAGAATTCAATAACCGCGTGAAATCCGGTTTGGGCGTAGAGCATTTGCAATTTGTGGGAGATCCCAAGCGGACTGTCCGCCGCGTCGCCATGGCTTGTGGAGCGGCGGCGGAGTTTATGCGGGACGGGCACCGCCTTGGCTGTGACGTCTTACTGACCGGAGAGGCCCGATTTCACGATTGTTTGGAGGCGCGGCATCTGGGGATGGCGCTGGTCTTACCCGGACATTACGCGAGCGAACGCCCGGCCATGGAACGTCTGGCCGAAACGTTGTCGTCCCAGTTTCAGGAATTATTCGTCTCGGCCAGCCAAATCGAATCTGATCCGCTAAACTGGGATATCTAA
- a CDS encoding DUF983 domain-containing protein: MIRMHDRCDHCALKYERAPGYFLGSIYINYAITAMTMSFSYILFHIVLGYENREVLPPVIAFCLLFPILFVRYARSFWIGLDCYFDPEGFSRDDAADDHSAQYTNPPVPPA; the protein is encoded by the coding sequence TTGATTCGCATGCATGACAGGTGCGACCATTGTGCGCTGAAATACGAACGGGCGCCGGGCTACTTTCTCGGCTCGATTTACATCAACTATGCGATCACAGCGATGACGATGAGTTTTTCGTACATCCTGTTTCACATTGTTCTGGGATATGAAAATCGCGAAGTCCTTCCGCCGGTGATCGCCTTTTGTTTGTTGTTTCCGATCCTCTTTGTGCGATACGCGCGTTCATTCTGGATCGGGCTGGATTGCTATTTCGACCCCGAAGGTTTCTCGCGCGACGATGCCGCTGATGACCACTCCGCACAGTACACGAACCCACCCGTTCCACCGGCTTGA
- the ygfZ gene encoding CAF17-like 4Fe-4S cluster assembly/insertion protein YgfZ: MSLAITLADLQKQSGAVFAEDSVAAPLHYGNPHGEYAIADAEAGVVDFSQRCHFELTGNDRVKFLQNFCTNDLLPLQPGQGCEAFLTSLKGKVLAHLFVFVDENRLAIEAAAGTADVIAAHLDKYLIAEDVEILPRSDEWGEFFLTGPDCVHRLSGLGIAVEDLLPYGHRAGDIDGIPLNIRRVNWTSQPGFSLVMARSELAAIWSRLIDGGIRPVGSQAFHALRIEACMPWDRVDITDDNLAQEVARTDRAISFSKGCYLGQEPIARIDALGHVNRELRGLRLSAGPIPPTGTPILGKEGGNPIGEITSAALSYRNDLPVALAYLRRNHVQPGVTVLVEHSDEPTPATVFWQE; the protein is encoded by the coding sequence TTGTCACTTGCCATTACACTTGCCGACTTGCAGAAACAATCCGGCGCCGTTTTCGCTGAGGATTCCGTCGCGGCGCCTCTCCACTACGGCAACCCCCATGGGGAATACGCAATCGCCGATGCCGAAGCAGGCGTCGTGGATTTTAGCCAGCGTTGTCATTTCGAATTGACAGGCAACGATCGTGTGAAATTTCTGCAGAACTTCTGCACCAACGACCTGCTGCCGTTACAACCTGGGCAAGGCTGTGAGGCGTTTTTGACCTCGCTCAAGGGGAAGGTGCTGGCGCATTTGTTTGTGTTCGTCGATGAGAATCGCCTCGCGATCGAAGCGGCCGCAGGAACCGCTGACGTAATTGCCGCGCATCTCGACAAGTATCTGATCGCAGAAGATGTGGAAATTCTTCCCCGCTCAGACGAATGGGGCGAGTTTTTTTTAACCGGACCGGATTGTGTGCATCGCTTGTCCGGGTTGGGAATTGCAGTGGAGGACCTGTTGCCCTACGGCCATCGGGCTGGCGATATCGACGGCATCCCTTTGAATATCCGCCGTGTGAATTGGACGTCACAGCCGGGGTTTTCGCTCGTCATGGCACGGAGCGAATTGGCGGCGATTTGGTCGCGGCTGATCGACGGCGGAATTCGCCCGGTCGGCAGTCAAGCGTTTCATGCGCTGCGCATCGAAGCCTGTATGCCCTGGGACCGGGTGGACATCACCGATGACAATCTGGCTCAGGAAGTCGCCCGCACTGATCGGGCGATCAGCTTTAGCAAAGGGTGTTATTTGGGACAGGAACCGATTGCCCGCATCGATGCGCTGGGGCATGTCAATCGCGAGTTACGCGGCCTGCGGCTATCGGCTGGTCCGATCCCGCCGACAGGAACACCAATCCTCGGCAAAGAGGGCGGAAATCCGATCGGTGAAATCACCTCAGCTGCGCTCTCCTATCGCAATGACCTGCCGGTGGCCCTGGCCTACCTGCGCCGCAATCATGTGCAACCCGGGGTGACGGTTCTCGTTGAACACAGTGACGAGCCAACGCCCGCCACCGTGTTTTGGCAAGAATAA